AACGCCGGAAGGTCCGAACATCGGTCTGATCAACTCCCTGGCCGCTTATGCCCGCACCAACCAGTACGGCTTCCTGGAAAGCCCGTACCGCGTGGTGAAAGAGGGTGTGGTCAGCGACGACATCGTGTTCCTGTCGGCGATCGAAGAAGCGGATCACGTCATTGCACAGGCTTCGGCCGCAATGAACGAGAAGAAGCAGCTGATCGATGAGCTGGTGGCCGTTCGTCACCTGAACGAATTCACCGTCAAGGCGCCGGAAGACGTCACCTTGATGGACGTTTCGCCGAAGCAGGTAGTTTCGGTCGCAGCGTCGCTGATTCCGTTCCTCGAGCACGACGACGCCAACCGTGCGTTGATGGGTTCGAACATGCAGCGTCAGGCTGTACCAACCCTGCGCGCCGACAAGCCGCTGGTCGGTACCGGCATGGAGCGCAACGTTGCCCGTGACTCCGGTGTCTGCGTGGTTGCTCGCCGCGGTGGTGTGATCGACTCGGTCGACGCCAGCCGTATCGTTGTTCGCGTGGCTGACGACGAAGTCGAGACTGGTGAAGCCGGTGTGGATATCTACAACCTCACCAAGTACACCCGTTCGAACCAGAACACCTGCATCAACCAGCGTCCGCTGGTGAGCAAGGGTGATGTGGTCGCGCGTGGCGACATCATGGCTGACGGTCCGTCCACCGACATGGGTGAACTGGCACTGGGCCAGAACATGCGCATTGCGTTCATGGCGTGGAACGGCTTCAACTTCGAAGACTCCATCTGCCTGTCCGAGCGTGTGGTCCAGGAAGACCGCTTCACCACGATCCACATCCAGGAACTGACCTGTGTGGCCCGTGACACCAAGCTTGGCCCAGAGGAAATCACCGCGGACATCCCGAACGTGGGTGAAGCTGCGCTGAACAAGCTGGACGAAGCCGGTATCGTCTACGTGGGTGCCGAAGTCGGCGCTGGCGACATCCTGGTCGGCAAGGTCACTCCGAAAGGCGAAACCCAGCTGACTCCGGAAGAAAAACTGCTGCGTGCGATCTTCGGTGAGAAGGCCAGCGACGTCAAAGACACCTCCCTGCGCGTACCGACCGGTACCAAGGGCACCGTCATCGACGTACAGGTCTTCACCCGTGATGGCGTTGAGCGCGACAGCCGCGCCCTGGCCATCGAGAAGATGCAACTGGACGAGATCCGCAAGGACCTCAACGAAGAGTTCCGCATCGTCGAAGGCGCAACCTTCGAGCGTCTGCGTGCAGCCCTGAACGGCCAGGTGGTCGACGGTGGCGCGGGCCTGAAGAAAGGCACCGTGATCACTGACGACGTGCTGAACGGTCTGGAGCACGGCCAGTGGTTCAAACTGCGCATGGCAGAAGATGCACTGAACGAGCAGCTGGAAAAGGCTCAGCAGTACATCGTCGATCGCCGTCGCCTGCTGGACGACAAGTTCGAAGACAAGAAGCGCAAGCTGCAGCAGGGCGATGACCTGGCACCGGGCGTACTGAAGATCGTCAAGGTCTACCTGGCCATCCGCCGTCGCATCCAGCCGGGTGACAAGATGGCCGGTCGTCACGGTAACAAGGGTGTCGTCTCGGTGATCATGCCGGTCGAAGACATGCCGCACGACGCCAACGGTACTCCGGTCGACGTCGTACTGAACCCGCTGGGCGTACCTTCGCGTATGAACGTCGGTCAGATCCTCGAAACCCACCTGGGCCTCGCGGCCAAGGGCCTGGGCGAGAAGATCGACCGCATGATCGAAGAGCAGCGCAAGGCCGCTGAACTGCGTACCTTCCTCACCGAGATCTACAACGAGATCGGTGGTCGTCAGGAGAACCTGGAAGAGTTCACCGACGAAGAGATCATGGCTCTGGCAAACAACCTGAAGAAAGGCGTGCCTATGGCCACTCCAGTCTTCGACGGTGCCAAGGAGCGTGAGATCAAGGCCATGCTGAAGCTGGCAGACCTGCCGGAAAGCGGCCAGATGCAGCTGTTCGACGGCCGCACCGGCAACAAGTTCGAGCGTTCTGTGACCGTTGGTTACATGTACATGCTCAAGCTGAACCACTTGGTGGACGACAAGATGCACGCGCGTTCCACTGGTTCCTACAGCCTGGTTACCCAGCAGCCGCTGGGTGGTAAGGCGCAGTTCGGTGGTCAGCGTTTCGGGGAGATGGAAGTGTGGGCGCTGGAAGCATACGGCGCGGCATACACCCTGCAAGAAATGCTCACAGTGAAGTCGGACGACGTGAACGGCCGTACCAAGATGTACAAGAACATCGTGGATGGCGATCACCGTATGGAGCCGGGCATGCCCGAGTCCTTCAACGTGTTGATCAAAGAGATCCGTTCGCTCGGTATCGATATCGATCTGGAAACCGAATAACACGTGACGCGAAGGGGAGTGGGGCAGGTAATGCCCGCTCCCTGCTCCGCCAGGAGGAAAGGCCTTGAAAGACCTACTGAATTTGCTGAAAAACCAGGGTCAAGTCGAAGAGTTCGACGCCATCCGCATCGGTCTGGCGTCGCCTGAAATGATCCGTTCGTGGTCGTTCGGTGAAGTCAAAAAGCCGGAAACCATCAACTACCGTACGTTCAAGCCTGAGCGTGACGGCCTGTTCTGCGCCAAGATCTTTGGCCCAGTCAAGGACTACGAGTGCCTGTGCGGCAAGTACAAGCGCCTGAAGCACCGTGGCGTGATCTGCGAGAAGTGCGGCGTTGAAGTCGCCCTGGCCAAGGTTCGTCGTGAGCGCATGGCGCACATCGAGCTGGCCTCGCCGGTTGCCCACATCTGGTTCCTGAAGTCGCTGCCGTCCCGTATCGGCCTGCTGATGGACATGACCCTGCGTGACATCGAGCGCGTGCTCTACTTCGAGAGCTACGTCGTTATCGACCCGGGCATGACCACCCTGGAAAAGGGCCAGCTGCTGAACGACGAACAGTACTTCGAAGCGCTGGAAGAGTTCGGTGACGACTTCGACGCCCGCATGGGTGCCGAGGCTGTCCGCGAGCTGCTGCACGCTATCGACCTGGAGCACGAGATCGGCCGGCTGCGCGAAGAGATTCCGCAGACCAACTCGGAAACCAAGATCAAGAAGCTGTCCAAGCGCTTGAAGCTGATGGAAGCGTTCCAGGGCTCGGGCAACCTGCCTGAGTGGATGGTCCTGACCGTCCTGCCAGTACTGCCGCCGGACCTGCGTCCGCTGGTACCGCTGGATGGTGGCCGCTTCGCGACCTCCGACCTGAACGACCTGTATCGTCGGGTGATCAACCGTAACAACCGTCTGAAGCGCCTGCTCGATCTGTCGGCGCCGGACATCATCGTGCGCAACGAAAAGCGCATGCTGCAGGAAGCGGTCGACGCCCTGCTGGACAACGGCCGTCGCGGTCGCGCCATCACTGGCTCGAACAAGCGTCCGCTGAAGTCCCTGGCCGACATGATCAAAGGTAAGCAAGGTCGCTTCCGTCAGAACTTGCTCGGTAAGCGCGTGGACTACTCCGGCCGTTCGGTAATTACCGTAGGCCCGACCCTGCGTCTGCACCAGTGCGGTCTGCCGAAGAAGATGGCCCTCGAGCTGTTCAAGCCGTTCATTTTCGGCAAGCTGGAAATGCGTGGTCTGGCGACCACCATCAAGGCTGCCAAGAAGATGGTCGAGCGCGAGCTGCCAGAGGTGTGGGACGTTCTCGCCGAAGTGATTCGCGAACACCCCGTACTGCTCAACCGTGCACCAACCCTGCACCGTCTGGGTATCCAGGCGTTCGAGCCGGTTCTGATCGAAGGTAAAGCTATCCAGCTGCACCCGCTGGTCTGCGCCGCGTACAACGCCGACTTCGACGGTGACCAGATGGCCGTTCACGTGCCGCTGACGCTGGAAGCCCAGCTGGAAGCGCGCGCGCTGATGATGTCGACCAACAACATCCTGTCGCCAGCCAACGGTGAGCCAATCATCGTTCCGTCGCAGGACGTTGTACTGGGTCTGTACTACATGACCCGTGAAGCCATCAATGCCAAGGGCGAAGGTCGCGTGTTCGCCGACCTGCAGGAAGTCGACCGCGTATTCCGCGCCGGCGAAGCCGCCCTGCACGCGAAAATCAAGGTCCGTATCAACGAGACCGTGAAAGACCGTGACGGCAGCATCACCAAGAACACCCGCATCGTCGACACCACTGTCGGCCGCGCGCTGCTGTTCCAGGTTGTACCGGCAGGCCTGCCGTACGATGTGGTCAACCAGCCGATGAAGAAAAAGGCGATCTCCAAGCTGATCAACCAGTGCTACCGCGTGGTTGGTCTGAAAGAGACCGTGATCTTCGCCGACCAGTTGATGTACACCGGTTTCGCCTACTCGACCATTTCCGGTGTTTCGATCGGTGTTAACGACTTCGTTATCCCGGACGAGAAAGCTCGCATCATCGGTACCGCTACCGACGAAGTGAAGGAAATCGAGAGCCAGTACGCCTCCGGCCTGGTAACCCAGGGCGAGAAGTACAACAAGGTCATCGACTTGTGGTCCAAGGCGAACGATGAAGTTTCCAAGGCGATGATGGCCAACCTCTCGAAAGAGAAGGTCATCGACCGCAATGGCGACGAAGTCGAGCAAGAGTCCTTCAACTCGATGTACATGATGGCCGACTCGGGTGCTCGTGGTTCCGCGGCCCAGATTCGTCAGCTGGCCGGTATGCGTGGCCTGATGGCCAAGCCGGACGGCTCGATCATCGAGACGCCGATCACTGCGAACTTCCGTGAAGGTCTGAGCGTACTGCAGTACTTCATCTCGACCCACGGTGCTCGTAAAGGTCTGGCGGATACCGCGTTGAAGACCGCGAACTCCGGTTACCTGACTCGCCGTCTGGTGGACGTTGCCCAGGATCTGGTCGTGACCGAGATCGACTGCGGCACCGAACAGGGCCTGCTGATGACCCCGCACATCGAAGGTGGCGACGTTGTAGAGCCGCTGGGTGAGCGCGTACTGGGCCGTGTCATTGCCCGTGACGTGTTCAAGCCAGGCACCGAGGACGTCATCGTTCCGGCCGGTACCCTGGTCGACGAGCAGTGGGTCGAGTTCATCGAGCTGAACAGCATCGACGAAGTGATCGTGCGTTCGCCGATCAACTGCGAAACCCGCTACGGCATCTGCGCCAAGTGCTACGGTCGCGACCTGGCTCGCGGTCACCAGGTGAACATCGGTGAAGCTGTCGGCGTTATCGCTGCACAGTCGATCGGTGAGCCGGGTACCCAGCTGACCATGCGTACGTTCCACATCGGTGGTGCTGCAAGCCGTACCTCGGCTGCCGACAGCGTCCAGGTGAAGAACGGCGGTATGGTGCGCCTGCACAACCTGAAGCAGGTCGTGCGCGCCGATGGCAACCTGGTTGCCGTATCGCGTTCCGGCGAGCTGGCCATTGCCGACGAATTCGGCCGTGAGCGTGAGCGCTACAAGCTGCCTTACGGTGCGGTGATTTCGGTCAAGGAAGGTGAGAAGGTCGAAGCTGGCGCCATCGTCGCCAAGTGGGACCCGCACACCCACCCGATCGTTACCGAACTGAAAGGTACCGTGACCTTCGTGGGCATGGAAGAAAACATCACCATCAAGCGCCAGACCGACGAACTGACCGGCCTGACCAACATTGAGGTGATGGACGTCAAGGATCGCCCTGCCGCAGGCAAGGAAATCCGTCCGGCGATCAAGATGGTCGACGCCAATGGCAAGGACCTGTACCTGCCTGGTACCGACGTACCGGCCCAGTACTTCCTGCCGGCCAACGCCCTCGTCGGTGTGGCTGACGGTGCCCAGATCGGCGTCGGTGACGTTATCGCGCGTATCCCGCAAGAAACGTCGAAGACCCGTGACATCACCGGTGGTCTGCCACGCGTTGCCGACCTGTTCGAAGCGCGTCGTCCGAAAGAAGCCTCGATCCTGGCTGAAGTCAGCGGCACCATCGCATTCGGTAAGGAGACCAAGGGCAAGCGTCGTCTGGTCATTACTCCGACCGACGGTAGCGATCCGTACGAAGAGCTGATTCCGAAGTGGCGCCACCTGAACGTCTTCGAAGGCGAACAGGTAAACCGCGGCGAAGTTATCTCCGACGGCCCGAGCGATCCGCACGACATCCTGCGTCTGCTGGGTGTGAGCGCGCTGGCGAAGTACATCGTCAACGAGATCCAGGACGTTTACCGCCTGCAAGGCGTTAAGATCAACGACAAGCACATCGAGACCATCCTGCGTCAGATGCTGCGCAAGGTCGAGATCGCCGAGTCGGGTGACTCCAGCTTCATCAAGGGCGACCAGATGGAACTGACTCAGGTGCTGGTCGAGAACGAGCGTCTCGCCGCCGAAGACAAGTTCATCTCCAAGTACACCCGTGTGCTGCTGGGTATCACCAAGGCCTCGCTGTCCACCGAATCGTTCATCTCGGCGGCTTCCTTCCAGGAAACCACCCGCGTACTGACCGAAGCGGCGGTAACCGGCAAGCGCGATTACCTGCGCGGCCTGAAAGAGAACGTGGTTGTGGGTCGTCTGATCCCGGCCGGTACTGGTCTGGCCTACCACAGCGAGCGCAAGCGTCGCCGTGATGCCGACAAGCCGCTGCGTGTGAGCGCCAGTGAGGTGGAAGCCGCACTGACCGAAGCGCTGAACTCCAGCGGTAACTAAGTGCAGGGCAGGGCCCCGGCACCCCTCGCAAGACCCTCGGCGACATGAATTGTTGCCGATGATCGGGCGGGGAGGGCCGGGGCCTCGTCTTGACTGGGTGCAAGATCCTCTTTAGACTTTTGTACCCTTAAATTTGGTGAGGCTCCGTCTCGCCAATTTTTGGCTTTCTTGCAAGACAATAGAGTCGCAAGACAATCAGTGGAGCTAGTAGATGGCAACTATCAACCAGCTGGTACGTCAGCCGCGTAAGCGTTCGGTCGAGAAGTCCGACGTTCCTGCGCTGCAGAACTGCCCGCAGCGTCGTGGCGTGTGCACCCGCGTGTACACCACCACGCCGAAAAAACCTAACTCGGCACTGCGTAAAGTATGCCGTGTGCGTCTGACCAACGGTTTCGAGGTTTCCTCGTACATCGGTGGTGAAGGCCACAACCTGCAAGAGCACAGCGTCGTCCTGATCCGTGGCGGCCGTGTAAAAGACTTGCCAGGTGTTCGTTACCACACCGTTCGCGGCTCTCTGGATACTTCGGGCGTCAAAGGCCGTAACCAGGGTCGTTCGAAGTACGGTACCAAGCGTCCGAAGTAATCGGTCGTTTGCAGACATCCATTTTTTTGAGTCGATAAGAGTAAGGTCGGGCGTAGGTCGAGAGACCTGGTCCCGGGCTAACCTGAAGACCGTTTGAGGGCTTATCATGCCAAGACGTCGTGTAGCAGCAAAACGTGAGATCCTTGACGATCCGAAGTACGGATCCCAGATCCTCGCCAAGTTCATGAACCACGTGATGGAAAGCGGCAAGAAGGCCGTAGCCGAGCGCATCGTTTACGGTGCCCTGGATACCGTCAAAGCACGCAAGAACAGCGACCCCCTGGAAATCTTCGAGAAAGCTCTCGACGCCATCGCTCCGCTGGTCGAAGTAAAGTCCCGCCGTGTCGGCGGTGCCACTTACCAGGTCCCTGTTGAAGTTCGCCCATCCCGTCGTAACGCTCTGGCAATGCGCTGGCTCGTAGACTACGCCCGCAAGCGCGGCGAGAAGTCGATGGCTCTGCGCCTGGCTGGCGAGCTGCTGGATGCTGCTGAAGGCAAGGGTGCTGCAGTCAAGAAGCGTGAAGACGTTCACCGTATGGCTGAAGCCAACAAAGCGTTCTCGCACTACCGCTTCTAATTCAAGCATCAATCATTTTGCGAGGGCTTTATGGCTCGTACTACAGCAATTAACCGCTACCGTAACATCGGTATCTGCGCGCACGTTGACGCGGGCAAGACTACCACTACCGAGCGGATCCTGTTCTACACAGGTCTGAGCCACAAGATGGGCGAGGTGCACGACGGCGCCGCGACCACCGACTGGATGGTGCAGGAGCAGGAGCGCGGTATCACCATTACCTCCGCTGCCGTTACCACCTTCTGGAAAGGTTCCCGTGGTCAGTACGACAACTACCGCGTAAACGTCATCGATACCCCCGGCCACGTTGACTTCACCATTGAAGTAGAGCGTTCGCTGCGCGTACTCGACGGCGCGGTCGTTGTGTTCTGCGGTACCTCCGGCGTTGAGCCGCAGTCCGAAACCGTATGGCGTCAGGCCAACAAATACGGTGTTCCACGTGTTGTTTACGTGAACAAGATGGACCGTGCCGGTGCCAACTTCCTGCGCGTTATCGGCCAGATCAAGAACCGCCTGGGTCACACCCCGGTTCCGGTCCAGCTGGCTATCGGTGCAGAAGATGACTTCCAGGGTCAGGTTGACCTGATCAAGATGAAAGCCATCTACTGGAACGATGACGACAAGGGCACCACCTACCGCGAGGAAGAGATTCCTGCTGAGCTGGTGGACCTGGCCAACGAATGGCGCAGCAACATGGTCGAAGCTGCTGCCGAGGCCAACGAAGAGCTGATGAACAAGTACCTTGAAGAAGGTGACCTGTCCGTCGAAGACATCAAGGCTGGTCTGCGCGCCCGTACCCTGGCGAGCGAGATCGTTCCTGCTGTCTGCGGTTCCTCGTTCAAGAACAAGGGTGTTCCCCTGGTTCTCGACGCCGTTATCGACTTCCTGCCTGCCCCGACCGAAATCCCGGCGATCAAGGGTATCCACCCTGACCTGATCGACGTGCCGAAGGACGAAGTCACCCCAGAGCAGTACGACGAGCGTCCTGCTGACGACAACGAGCCGTTCTCGGCCCTGGCGTTCAAGATTGCCACCGACCCGTTCGTGGGTACTCTGACCTTCGTTCGCGTCTACTCGGGCTTCCTGACCTCCGGTGACTCTGTCATCAACTCGGTCAAGGGCAAGAAAGAGCGCGTTGGTCGTATGGTGCAGATGCACGCCAACCAGCGTGAAGAGATCAAAGAAGTACGCGCTGGCGACATCGCTGCTCTGATCGGCATGAAGGACGTCACCACCGGTGACACCCTGTGCAACGCCGACAAGCCGATCATCCTCGAGCGTATGGACTTCCCTGAGCCGGTGATTTCGCTCTCCGTAGAGCCGAAGACCAAGGCTGACCAGGAGAAGATGGGTATCGCACTGGGCAAGCTGGCCCAGGAAGACCCGTCGTTCCGCGTCAAGACCGACGAAGAAACCGGCCAGACCATCATCTCCGGTATGGGTGAGCTGCACCTGGACATCCTCGTTGACCGCATGAAGCGCGAGTTCAACGTCGAGTGCAACGTCGGCAAGCCGCAGGTTTCGTACCGCGAGAAGATCACCAAGTCCGGCGTCGAGATCGAAGGCAAATTCGTTCGTCAGTCGGGTGGTCGTGGTCAGTTCGGTCACTGCTGGATCCGCTTCTCGGAACCAGAGCAGGACGACAAAGGCAACATCACCGAAGGTCTGGTGTTCACCAACGAAGTCGTTGGTGGCGTGATTCCTAAGGAGTTCATCGCCCCGATCCAGAAAGGTATCGAAGAGCAGATGAAGAACGGCGTTGTCGCCGGCTATCCGCTGATCGGCCTGAAGGCTACGGTATTCGACGGTTCGTACCACGACGTCGACTCCAACGAAATGGCGTTCAAAATCGCTGCTTCGATGGCAACCAAGCAGCTGGCCACCAAGGGCGGCGGCGTGGTTCTCGAGCCGATCATGAAGGTCGAAGTTGTAACCCCGGAAGACTACCTGGGTGACGTGATGGGTGACCTGAGCCGTCGTCGCGGGATGATCCAGGGTAATGAAGACTCGGTGTCCGGCAAGGTAATCACTGCTGAGGTGCCGCTCGGAGAAATGTTCGGTTACGCAACCGACGTTCGTTCCATGTCTCAGGGTCGCGCAAGCTACTCCATGGAATTCTCCAAATACGCCGAAGCTCCGTCGAACATCGTCGAAGCACTCGTTAAAAAACAAGGCTAATCCCCTTTAGGCAAGAGGTTCACTGTCGTGGCTAAAGAAAAATTTGATCGTTCCCTTCCCCACGTTAACGTCGGCACTATCGGCCACGTTGACCACGGTAAGACCACTCTGACCGCAGCTCTGACTCGCGTCTGCTCCGAAGTTTTCGGTTCGGCCGTCGTTGAGTTCGACAAGATCGACTCGGCTCCAGAAGAAAAAGCGCGCGGTATCACCATCAACACCGCTCACGTCGAGTACAACTCGAACATTCGTCACTACGCTCACGTTGACTGCCCAGGTCACGCTGACTACGTGAAGAACATGATCACCGGTGCTGCCCAGATGGACGGCGCGATCCTGGTTTGCTCGGCCGCCGATGGTCCGATGCCACAAACCCGTGAGCACATCCTGCTGTCCCGTCAGGTTGGCGTTCCGTACATCGTGGTCTTCCTGAACAAGGCTGACCTGGTAGATGACGCTGAGCTGCTGGAACTGGTCGAGATGGAAGTTCGCGACCTGCTGTCCACCTACGACTTCCCAGGCGACGACACCCCGATCATCATCGGTTCGGCTCGTATGGCGCTGGAAGGCAAAGACGACAACGAAATGGGCACTACCGCTGTCAAGAAGCTGGTAGAAACTCTGGATGCCTACATCCCTGAGCCAGTTCGTGCCATCGACCAGCCGTTCCTGATGCCGATCGAAGACGTATTCTCGATCTCGGGTCGTGGTACCGTTGTTACCGGCCGTATCGAGCGTGGTATCGTCCGCGTTCAAGACCCGCTGGAAATCGTTGGTCTGCGTGACACCACCACCACCACCTGCACCGGCGTTGAGATGTTCCGCAAGCTGCTGGACGAAGGTCGTGCTGGCGAGAACTGCGGCGTCCTGCTGCGTGGTACCAAGCGTGACGACGTTGAGCGTGGCCAGGTTCTGGTCAAGCCAGGTTCGGTCAAGCCGCACACCAAGTTCACCGCAGAAGTCTACGTCCTGTCGAAGGAAGAAGGCGGTCGTCACACTCCGTTCTTCAAAGGCTACCGTCCTCAGTTCTACTTCCGTACCACTGACGTGACCGGTAACTGCGAGCTGCCGGAAGGCGTTGAAATGGTAATGCCAGGTGACAACATTCAGATGACTGTCACCCTGATCAAGACCATCGCAATGGAAGACGGTCTGCGCTTCGCCATCCGTGAAGGCGGTCGTACCGTCGGCGCCGGCGTCGTAGCCAAAATCATCGAGTAATCACTCGATCGGTTGAAAAAACCCCCGCTCAGCGGGGGTTTTTTTTATTGGGTTGACACTAAATTGGGGCGTCTATAGAATCACGCCTCCTTTTAACGGGCGTAGTGCGCCCGATGGGAACAGCCTGGAGTCTGAAATCCAATGCAAAATCAGCAAATCCGTATCAGGTTGAAGGCTTTCGACCATCGCCTGATCGACCAATCCACCCAGGAAATCGTGGAAACCGCGAAACGTACTGGTGCACAAGTGCGTGGTCCAATTCCACTGCCAACCCGCAAAGAGCGTTTCACCGTTCTGATCTCCCCGCACGTCAACAAAGACGCGCGTGATCAGTACGAGATTCGCACTCATAAGCGTGTTCTGGACATCGTCCAGCCAACGGATAAAACCGTTGATGCGCTGATGAAGCTTGATCTCGCGGCAGGCGTGGAAGTGCAGATCAGCCTCGGCTAAGACTTCGGTCTGGTCGTGTAACGCTCTGAAATGGGCGGCCATAGCGGGTGAAAGCCCCGTACACTCATGAGGTTTACAACATGACTATTGGTGTAGTCGGTCGAAAAGCGGGCATGACCCGTATTTTCACCGAAGAAGGTGTCTCCATTCCGGTCACGGTCATCGAGATCGAGCCGAATCGCGTCACCCAGTTCAAAACTGAAGAAACCGATGGCTACCGTGCAGTGCAAGTCACTGTCGGCGAGCGTCGTGCTTCGCGTGTGACTGCCGCTCAGGCAGGTCACTTCGCCAAGGCTAACGTTGCCGCTGGTCGCGGTGTCTGGGAGTTCCGTCTTGAAGAAGGCGATTTCCAGGCTGGCGATCTGATCAAAGCTGAACTCTTCACTGCAGGCCAGCTGGTAGACGTAACCGGTCAGTCCAAAGGTAAAGGCTTCGCCGGTACCATCAAGCGTTGGAACTTCCGTGGTCAGGACAACACCCACGGTAACTCCGTATCGCACCGTGTCCCTGGCTCCATCGGCCAGTGCCAGACTCCTGGTCGTGTATTCAAGGGCAAGAAAATGTCCGGTCACATGGGCGCCGAGCGCGTGACTGTTCAGTCCCTGGAAGTAGTACGCGTAGACGCTGAACGCAACCTGCTGCTGATCAAGGGTGCCGTCCCAGGCGCTACTGGCGGCGACGTGGTCGTGCGTCCGGCTGTCAAGGCTCGCGGTTAAGGGGAAACTGACATGCAACTTAATGTAAATGACGCTCAGGCGATCGAAGTTTCCGAACTGACCTTCGGTGGCGAATTCAACGAGACGCTGGTACACCAAGCAGTCGTGGCCTACATGGCCGGCGGCCGTCAGGGCACCAAGCAGCAGAAGACCCGTTCTGACGTGGCCGGTGGCGGTAAGCGCCCATGGCGTCAGAAAGGTACTGGCCGCGCTCGTGCCGGTACTACCCGTGGTCCGATCTGGCGTGGCGGTGGTGTAACCTTCGCAGCTCGCCCTCAAGATCACTCGCAAAAGCTCAACAAGAAGATGTACCGCGCAGCCCTGCGCTCCATCCTCGCCGAGCTGGTGCGTAGCGACCGTCTGGTCGTGGTTCAGGACTTCGCTGTTGAAGCACCGAAAACCAAGGATCTGCTGAACAAGCTGAACGGCATGGGTCTGAACGACGTTCTGATCGTTTCCGACGCTGTTGATCAGAACCTGTACCTGGCTGCTCGCAACCTGCCGCACGTCGACGTACGTGACGTTCAAGGTTCCGACCCGGTCAGTCTGATCGCATACGAGAAAGTGTTGATCACTGTCTCGGCCGTGAAGAAATTCGAGGAGCTGCTGGGATGAACCAGGAACGCGTATTCAAAGTCCTCCTTGGCCCGCACGTTTCCGAGAAGGCTACCGTTCTGGCTGAGAAAAAAGGCCAGTTCGTATTCAAGGTTGCTACCGATGCAACCAAGCTGGAAATCAAGAAAGCTGTCGAAGGCCTGTTCAACGTAAAAGTTGAAAACGTGTCGACTGTTAACGTTCTGGGTAAAACCAAGCGTACCGCACGTGGTCTGGGCAAGCGTAATGACTGGAAGAAGGCGATCGTCTCCCTTCAGCCAGGCCAAGATCTCGATTTCAGCAGCAGTGCTGAGTAAGGAAGGGGTGCATCATGGCAATCGTTAAATGCAAACCGACTTCCCCTGGCCGCCGTTTTGTGGTCAAGGTGGTCAACAAGGAGCTGCACAAAGGCGCTCCTCACGCACCGCTGATCGAGAAAAAATCGAAGTCTGGTGGTCGTAACAACAATGGCCGCATCACCACTCGTCACGTTGGTGGTGGTCATAAGCAGCATTACCGTCTGGTCGACTTCCGTCGCAACGACAAAGATGGCATTCCAGCCACTGTCGAGCGTATCGAATACGACCCGAACCGTACTGCTCACATCGCCCTGCTGTGCTACGCAGACGGTGAGCGTCGCTACATCATCGCCCCTAAAGGCGTGAGCGCTGGCGACCAGCTGATCGCAGGTGCCCTGGCCCCAATCAAGGCCGGTAACTCCCTGCAGCTGCGCAACATCCCAGTAGGTAGCACCGTTCACGGCATCGAACTGAAGCCGGGTAAAGGTGCTCAGATCGCTCGTTCCGCTGGTGCTTCCGCTCAGCTGATCGCGCGTGAAGGCGTCTACGTGACTCTGCGTCTTCGCTCTGGCGAAATGCGTAAAGTACTGGCTGAGTGCCGTGCGACCCTGGGCGAAGTCTCGAACTCCGAGCACAGCCTGCGTTCGCTGGGTAAAGCGGGTGCCAAACGCTGGCGCGGCGTTCGCCCAACCGT
This genomic stretch from Pseudomonas entomophila L48 harbors:
- the fusA gene encoding elongation factor G, producing MARTTAINRYRNIGICAHVDAGKTTTTERILFYTGLSHKMGEVHDGAATTDWMVQEQERGITITSAAVTTFWKGSRGQYDNYRVNVIDTPGHVDFTIEVERSLRVLDGAVVVFCGTSGVEPQSETVWRQANKYGVPRVVYVNKMDRAGANFLRVIGQIKNRLGHTPVPVQLAIGAEDDFQGQVDLIKMKAIYWNDDDKGTTYREEEIPAELVDLANEWRSNMVEAAAEANEELMNKYLEEGDLSVEDIKAGLRARTLASEIVPAVCGSSFKNKGVPLVLDAVIDFLPAPTEIPAIKGIHPDLIDVPKDEVTPEQYDERPADDNEPFSALAFKIATDPFVGTLTFVRVYSGFLTSGDSVINSVKGKKERVGRMVQMHANQREEIKEVRAGDIAALIGMKDVTTGDTLCNADKPIILERMDFPEPVISLSVEPKTKADQEKMGIALGKLAQEDPSFRVKTDEETGQTIISGMGELHLDILVDRMKREFNVECNVGKPQVSYREKITKSGVEIEGKFVRQSGGRGQFGHCWIRFSEPEQDDKGNITEGLVFTNEVVGGVIPKEFIAPIQKGIEEQMKNGVVAGYPLIGLKATVFDGSYHDVDSNEMAFKIAASMATKQLATKGGGVVLEPIMKVEVVTPEDYLGDVMGDLSRRRGMIQGNEDSVSGKVITAEVPLGEMFGYATDVRSMSQGRASYSMEFSKYAEAPSNIVEALVKKQG
- the tuf gene encoding elongation factor Tu, whose translation is MAKEKFDRSLPHVNVGTIGHVDHGKTTLTAALTRVCSEVFGSAVVEFDKIDSAPEEKARGITINTAHVEYNSNIRHYAHVDCPGHADYVKNMITGAAQMDGAILVCSAADGPMPQTREHILLSRQVGVPYIVVFLNKADLVDDAELLELVEMEVRDLLSTYDFPGDDTPIIIGSARMALEGKDDNEMGTTAVKKLVETLDAYIPEPVRAIDQPFLMPIEDVFSISGRGTVVTGRIERGIVRVQDPLEIVGLRDTTTTTCTGVEMFRKLLDEGRAGENCGVLLRGTKRDDVERGQVLVKPGSVKPHTKFTAEVYVLSKEEGGRHTPFFKGYRPQFYFRTTDVTGNCELPEGVEMVMPGDNIQMTVTLIKTIAMEDGLRFAIREGGRTVGAGVVAKIIE
- the rpsJ gene encoding 30S ribosomal protein S10 → MQNQQIRIRLKAFDHRLIDQSTQEIVETAKRTGAQVRGPIPLPTRKERFTVLISPHVNKDARDQYEIRTHKRVLDIVQPTDKTVDALMKLDLAAGVEVQISLG
- the rplC gene encoding 50S ribosomal protein L3, whose amino-acid sequence is MTIGVVGRKAGMTRIFTEEGVSIPVTVIEIEPNRVTQFKTEETDGYRAVQVTVGERRASRVTAAQAGHFAKANVAAGRGVWEFRLEEGDFQAGDLIKAELFTAGQLVDVTGQSKGKGFAGTIKRWNFRGQDNTHGNSVSHRVPGSIGQCQTPGRVFKGKKMSGHMGAERVTVQSLEVVRVDAERNLLLIKGAVPGATGGDVVVRPAVKARG
- the rplD gene encoding 50S ribosomal protein L4; protein product: MQLNVNDAQAIEVSELTFGGEFNETLVHQAVVAYMAGGRQGTKQQKTRSDVAGGGKRPWRQKGTGRARAGTTRGPIWRGGGVTFAARPQDHSQKLNKKMYRAALRSILAELVRSDRLVVVQDFAVEAPKTKDLLNKLNGMGLNDVLIVSDAVDQNLYLAARNLPHVDVRDVQGSDPVSLIAYEKVLITVSAVKKFEELLG
- the rplW gene encoding 50S ribosomal protein L23; translation: MNQERVFKVLLGPHVSEKATVLAEKKGQFVFKVATDATKLEIKKAVEGLFNVKVENVSTVNVLGKTKRTARGLGKRNDWKKAIVSLQPGQDLDFSSSAE